TTAGTGGAAGATCAAAGAGTCAACTTCATGAAATGACTCTGTCGCATATTGATCTTATACTATTTCGTTTTCTGTGGCTTGTATCATTGTATATTAGGTGCTGCTGAGGTGCTACCTTACGTTGAGAGGGATTTGAAGATCATTGCGTCAAGAGTTATGGAAAAGTCCAAAGAACTTTGTGCAGCTAAATCGGTAACCACCATTCACTAACCATATTTGTTTTCATTTATTATGAATAACATTTGGAATTCCGGTTACGTGATTATGAAGGAACATCAAATCATAGATGGTTATCTACGTTTAGAACATTAATCATCTGGTGGTAGCTTTTGATTTGTTGTTTGGAACACTCACATTAATCACCCATTAATGCAGTTTGAGAGGTATATAGAAAATCTCTGCAACGTTTAGTGCAGAGGAAGTTCCATTTTTTTGAAGGGTCCTTACATGAGATGTGTTTTTCGCAATCCAAACGAAACATAAACACACACGACTACATATGCTTTCGATTTGAATGCTTTATTAATGTTGGGTATCAATGCACTGCAACAGGATAGTCATTTGTAAGTGTTGgttgtgaattgtgattgaATACATTTTAAGCAGGTTAAGGATGTGATATTGGAGGCTATTGAAGGTGATCCTAGGAATGCTCTGTGCGACGCAGTAGACAAGCATAATGCCTCTTTGCTCGTTGTTGGCAGCCATGGTTATGGAGCTATCAAGAGGTAAAAGATCCCTCTTTTAACCATTTCAATAGAAAATAAGTTCTTTGTTGAGTTTTTCAACTGTGTAATTGCTGGTGCAGGGCTGTTTTAGGCAGTGTGAGCGACTATTGTGCGCATCATGCTCACTGCTCGGTGATGATAGTGAAAAAGCCGAGGAAGATGCACACTAAGTAATGCAACTGCTATTTCTTAGTGTTGTTGAATGTTGATGGTGCCCTTGTTTAAAAATTTCTTGCTGTGTGGATATTCTTGTGCACTACATATGCTATAAATAAGCAAGAATCATGCCTGTAAAGAATTCAAGTATTTGGTTTGTGTGATTTCATCACAATGAATGACTGTGTGTACATGTGTGAATAGAAAAGCCAAAATTTGATGATTTCGAATTGATATCAATGTTTTCAACTATTTATTTCTGCAAGCGCCACGCCCCGCCCCCTTTCTTTC
The Salvia splendens isolate huo1 unplaced genomic scaffold, SspV2 ctg626, whole genome shotgun sequence genome window above contains:
- the LOC121790801 gene encoding universal stress protein PHOS34-like, with amino-acid sequence MDKSVMVVGIDDSDHSLYALDWTLKHFFSPEPENSPFTLVIVHAKPSATTAVGLTGPGAAEVLPYVERDLKIIASRVMEKSKELCAAKSVKDVILEAIEGDPRNALCDAVDKHNASLLVVGSHGYGAIKRAVLGSVSDYCAHHAHCSVMIVKKPRKMHTK